One Pseudomonadota bacterium genomic region harbors:
- a CDS encoding NUDIX domain-containing protein: MQATLAESTRQLLNAYRPEERAQEACRARMQRRLEHPGSAFDRRCFAQGHFTASALVLTPSYDAILLVKHGKLERWLQPGGHVEAQDADPVRAALREVREEAGIADLALLADGIFDLDIHRVPARGTEPTHEHFDLRFLLVPCVPVDRAESRPDARWFALDALGATSDKSVLRGVQRARRALANKKHDRTEG; encoded by the coding sequence ATGCAGGCAACCCTGGCGGAATCGACGCGTCAACTCCTTAACGCCTACCGGCCCGAAGAAAGGGCTCAAGAGGCCTGCCGGGCCCGCATGCAGCGACGGCTCGAACACCCCGGCAGCGCTTTCGACCGCCGGTGCTTCGCACAGGGGCACTTCACTGCCAGCGCGCTGGTACTCACCCCGAGCTACGATGCGATACTGCTAGTCAAGCACGGCAAGCTCGAGCGCTGGCTGCAGCCTGGGGGCCACGTGGAAGCCCAGGACGCTGACCCGGTTCGGGCGGCTCTACGCGAGGTGCGGGAGGAAGCCGGCATTGCCGACCTCGCCCTGCTCGCAGACGGTATCTTCGACCTCGATATCCATCGGGTACCTGCCCGTGGCACGGAACCCACACACGAGCATTTCGACCTGCGCTTTCTGCTCGTCCCGTGTGTCCCTGTGGACCGCGCCGAGTCTCGACCCGACGCGAGATGGTTTGCGCTAGACGCCCTAGGCGCAACTTCGGACAAGTCGGTGCTGAGAGGTGTGCAGCGTGCCAGGCGCGCGTTGGCCAACAAGAAGCACGACCGAACCGAGGGTTGA